In the genome of Mycosarcoma maydis chromosome 21, whole genome shotgun sequence, one region contains:
- a CDS encoding uncharacterized protein (related to TRM82 - subunit of a tRNA methyltransferase complex) encodes MAEAGPSSATMVSAPFHHIAAAHRSNLSVFLSANSVQLVHGQSDGSFKTYAMPTTVFVPQPTLPDQSDAARYADNPHISFARLASFSHSDRFLALTGDDKVLRVWKLERTADNRITGFEFGKEIVIKLLPKRAAVLHWMPPSASTPIGSEELICIDRFGDVRSFMVNENDIRTLPSAIRPEGTEADEQDEMDSPTDAAMHILLGHVSMVTSLAFIPAAKPTAPPAFIITGDRDEHIRISRWGSKRMAYVIDRFLQGSEAFVGALAVISDTDEKLRLVSSEGGRALRVWALPQPGSASAADTSSDNACLSINELSSALAPHVLARDREERKRESKALQASSKRNKAAKRKQTGDGQAPEQVESKPLAAQYSKDSRPTIVISDLLPYQDAESRQWLLIVVEGATAFFSVPVDVLVAPLPSEEKVRDISDQIRVTRASVPILHLTLAPQYDTGAAATVLATFDTRPEFRSQESTGENEVEVGVFTLNASAEFERQLKPTIVEALLPATQPSTTEEEPSARELLDPSIVEHLSLYPALTTWPKIEVPSSAEIIATRSSRKGRFNHPLDTSLIGIAQVDQTKPSIASSNPDADDEQRRKLVKTMQGGKRERGRERNREAIRLAQEQAASQ; translated from the coding sequence ATGGCTGAAGCTGGTCCATCTAGCGCCACGATGGTGAGCGCCCCGTTTCACCACATTGCCGCAGCCCATCGCTCGAACCTGTCAGTTTTCCTATCGGCCAACTCCGTTCAACTCGTCCACGGCCAGTCCGACGGTAGTTTCAAGACGTATGCCATGCCTACGACAGTGTTTGTGCCACAGCCCACCCTTCCCGACCAGTCAGATGCAGCGCGATACGCTGACAATCCGCATATTAGtttcgctcgtctcgccaGCTTCTCGCATTCGGATCGATTCCTTGCCCTCACTGGAGACGACAAGGTACTGCGGGTATGGAAGCTTGAACGCACAGCCGACAATCGCATCACGGGCTTTGAATTCGGAAAGGAGATCGTGATCAAGCTTCTGCCCAAGCGAGCCGCTGTGCTGCACTGGATGCCGCCCAGCGCGTCGACACCCATCGGATCCGAAGAgctcatctgcatcgatcgatTTGGAGACGTCCGTAGCTTCATGGTCAACGAGAACGACATTCGAACACTGCCATCTGCTATCAGACCGGAAGGGACCGAGGCtgacgagcaggatgagATGGATTCGCCAACTGACGCTGCCATGCACATTCTTTTGGGCCACGTCAGCATGGTTACCAGTCTTGCCTTCATtccagcagcaaagccgaCAGCACCTCCTGCATTCATCATCACTGGCGATCGCGACGAACACATTCGTATTTCTCGTTGGGGCTCAAAGCGGATGGCATATGTCATCGACCGCTTCTTGCAGGGCTCAGAAGCATTTGTCGGGGCTCTCGCCGTCATTTCCGATACCGATGAAAAGCTGCGTCTTGTCAGCTCTGAGGGTGGTCGAGCATTGCGAGTCTGGGCCTTGCCTCAGCCCGGTTCCGCCTCTGCAGCTGACACGTCATCTGACAACGCATGCCTCTCGATCAACGAGCTCAGCTCGGCCTTGGCGCCTCACGTTCTTGCTCGTGACCGCGAAGAACGAAAACGAGAATCCAAAGCGTTGCAAGCTTCGAGCAAACGCAACAAGGccgccaagcgcaagcagacCGGGGACGGTCAAGCACCCGAGCAGGTCGAGTCGAAACCGCTGGCAGCGCAATACTCGAAAGACAGCAGACCCACCATTGTCATCTCTGATCTTCTTCCGTACCAAGACGCCGAGTCGAGACAATGGCTCTTGATCGTTGTGGAAGGAGCCACCGCTTTCTTTTCTGTGCCTGTCGACGTCTTGGTGGCACCTTTGCCCTCCGAAGAAAAGGTACGCGATATTTCGGACCAGATCCGTGTAACTCGTGCTTCGGTTCCCATCTTGCATCTCACTCTGGCTCCGCAGTACGACACTGGCGCCGCCGCTACCGTCCTTGCCACGTTTGACACGCGACCCGAGTTCCGTTCGCAAGAGTCGACCGGCGAGAACGAGGTTGAAGTTGGTGTCTTCACCTTGAATGCGTCGGCCGAGTTCGAGAGACAGCTCAAGCCGACGATCGTCGAAGCCCTTCTGCCGGCGACCCAGCCAAGCACAACCGAAGAAGAGCCATCCGCACGCGAGCTCTTGGATCCAtcgatcgtcgagcatctcaGTTTGTACCCGGCCCTCACCACCTGGcccaagatcgaggtgcCTTCGTCGGCCGAGATCATCGCAACCCGATCGTCACGCAAGGGACGTTTCAACCATCCACTCGACACTTCATTAATTGGGAttgctcaagtcgatcaAACAAAACCATCCATCGCGTCTTCCAATCCAGACGCCGATGATGAGCAGCGCCGTAAGCTAGTCAAAACCATGCAAGGTGGGAAACGCGAACGTGGTCGCGAGCGAAATCGCGAGGCCATCCGTCTTGCCCAAGAACAGGCCGCCTCGCAGTGA
- a CDS encoding uncharacterized protein (related to Acid phosphatase precursor), translating to MKFFSVLTAALVSSVSVSSKPLDLRQLASSSTSNSASATSTSSLSAASSASASTSTSSSATSPPPPPPVVPSGTIINSYNSSLSYNSTASADDSSVYGVGATGFDGVQKSKIPLNIVLTNDDSWASANVRALYYALRRAGHRVLMVSPSHNQSGKGGTVVLPTELNITSEGRGGFVPVGSPFAGLNVSDPGLRYFNGTPAACSGWALDHDAQYFFNATSRNDSTAGVDLVVSGPNEGTNLGPFLYTLSGTIGASYFAVERGVPSIAISASTDIRQYTSLNLSDPNDESIKIATYSANFVTTVSDEAKSSNSSARILPLGIGLTVNYPKIVPTGNCTDLTWVHTRLTGKAIVDRFVVNATTGLPTYANYVSDGVNACIAGNCSLPGETDVISNGKCQASASIYSVDYDAPTGKTADLIAALTDGISSLNSNATSFSSNRANTTASA from the coding sequence ATGAAGTTCTTCTCCGTGCTTACCGCGGCTCTTGTTTCATCCGTCAGCGTGTCGTCGAAGCCTCTCGACTTGCGACAGCTTGCTTCCTCGAGTACTTCCAACTCGGCTTCGGCTACCtcaacgtcgtcgttgagcgcTGCTTCAtcggcctcggcctcgacctcgacctcgagctcggccacttctcctcctcctcctcctccagTCGTTCCCAGCGGGaccatcatcaacagctACAATTCTAGTCTCTCCTACAACAGCACTGCCTCTGCTGATGATAGCTCCGTCTACGGCGTTGGTGCTACTGGCTTTGACGGCGTGCAAAAGTCCAAGATCCCACTCAACATTGTGCTGACCAACGATGACAGCTGGGCATCCGCCAATGTTCGCGCTCTGTACTATGCGCTTCGCAGAGCTGGTCACCGCGTGCTCATGGTATCTCCCTCGCACAACCAGTCGGGTAAGGGTGGCACCGTTGTTCTGCCAACCGAGCTCAACATTACCTCGGAAGGCCGTGGCGGCTTCGTCCCAGTCGGCTCTCCCTTTGCCGGCCTCAACGTGAGCGACCCTGGTCTGCGATACTTCAACGGCACTCCAGCCGCTTGCTCTGGCTGGGCTCTGGATCACGATGCGCAGTACTTTTTTAACGCTACCAGCCGGAACGACTCGACTGCCGGTGTCGATCTGGTTGTCAGTGGGCCCAACGAGGGCACTAATCTCGGACCATTCTTGTACACGCTTTCCGGAACGATTGGTGCTTCGTACTTTGCTGTCGAGCGCGGCGTTCCGTCCATTGCTATTAGTGCCTCGACTGACATCCGCCAATACACTTCGCTCAACCTTTCGGACCCCAACGATGAATCGATCAAAATCGCCACCTACTCGGCCAACTTTGTCACTACCGTTTCGGACGAGGCCAAGAGCTCGAACTCGAGCGCGCGCATCTTGCCGCTCGGCATCGGTTTGACAGTCAACTACCCCAAGATTGTTCCTACCGGCAACTGCACTGACCTCACCTGGGTCCACACGCGTCTGACAGGCAAGGCTATTGTCGATCGTTTCGTGGTAAACGCCACTACCGGTCTGCCCACGTATGCCAACTACGTGAGTGACGGTGTGAACGCTTGCATCGCCGGCAATTGCTCGCTTCCCGGCGAAACCGATGTAATCTCCAACGGAAAATGCCAGGCTTCCGCTTCGATCTACTCGGTCGACTACGATGCTCCCACAGGCAAGACGGCAGATCTGATCGCCGCGCTTACCGATGGCATCTCATCGCTGAACTCGAACGCTACTTCTTTCAGCTCGAACCGCGCCAACACTACTGCTTCGGCCTAG
- a CDS encoding uncharacterized protein (related to SSP120 - secretory protein) encodes MASHAPASTVVVSGISRSTAKKQIDDFFSFCGSITKLELSDDDATHQKALIEFSKPSAASTAVMLHGSSLDGAYLSVSLAGDASAAASTPAAAASTYHDDAQPVEQEDKPKTAIVAEYLAHGYTISDEITKRAIELDSKHGLSTKFRRYLSQLDRSLGKQLEKAAPSASTATTTMTEHTPSGPAALSSATEKQAAAVPVPGDDAGVQGPKTTTTVPELTSSTTAADKYDPSFTRNIQQRAQAVLHKPEVKAKTDLVWTKLSDYYNAFTNHPKIHDFYSKTSKTVADVHEEAKRIAEKKKQGGHTGTSAPLPSTGAKQMSVSWLVLGLVLLSTLSLKGVTAHEHGAISNEPAEIAGFKPTDIEHESYIQRHMRTEHHINAFNLGSAFALHDLDRNGVLDRSEIEAIYGVHHSESKKHSANHEVHDQKADKIVRAVLLAMDTNGDDLITRKEFIDAGPNGLPLFPEFKIGSLGHHYDEESEFFVHHEELYHNTPETQTVEAYNHKEDIEHFSHHEEIEKEEEQRERKAEGLPSIEQEERLKKEAAARGEKYVSSYEQQLTDEEKKKAQQQHDEAQLGNAVHEAEASQHIFRTPSGKHIVKEKQMVFQDVEVDNAGRPAHPHATENKSTKAAAADKPHEERLPHGVADRVPGETEEGRRQRLAAAKLEAARRPSYGQGEKGFAYPKDDSDRMRKGAPYKYRVKKQSYFGEF; translated from the exons ATGGCATCGCACGCTCCCGCATCGACGGTCGTCGTATCTGGCATCAGTAGGTCTaccgccaagaagcagatTGACGACTTTTTCAGCTTCTGTGGCTCCATTAcaaagctcgagctgtCCGATGATGATGCCACTCACCAAAAGGCTCTCATCGAGTTCTCTAAGCCCAGTGCCGCTAGCACCGCCGTGATGCTTCATGGAAGCTCGCTCGATGGCGCTTACCTCTCTGTGTCGCTGGCTGGagacgcttctgctgctgcctctaCTCCAGCGGCTGCCGCCAGCACCTACCACGACGATGCACAGCCCGTCGAACAAGAGGACAAACCCAAGACCGCCATCGTTGCCGAGTACCTCGCTCATGGCTATACAATCTCGGACGAGATTACGAAGCgtgccatcgagctcgacagcaaGCACGGCCTCTCCACCAAGTTCAGAAGATACctctcgcagctcgaccgTTCTCttggcaagcagctcgaaaaggccgCCCCTTCGGCCTCGACTGCCACCACTACCATGACCGAGCACACTCCCAGCGGTCCTGCTGCCCTTTCGTCTGCTACTGAGAAGCAAGCTGCCGCTGTGCCCGTCCCCGGTGACGACGCTGGCGTTCAAGGTCCCAAGACCACCACCACAGTCCCCGAACTCACGTCGTCTACTACCGCTGCCGACAAGTACGACCCTTCTTTCACTCGTAACATCCAGCAACGAGCACAAGCCGTGCTGCACAAGCCCGAAGTCAAGGCTAAGACCGATCTCGTCTGgaccaagctgagcgaCTACTACAACGCCTTTACCAACCACCCtaagattcacgatttctaCTCCAAAACTTCCAAGACTGTCGCCGACGTGCACGAAGAGGCCAAGCGCATCGCcgaaaagaagaagcaggGCGGTCACACGGGCACCTCGGCTCCTCTTCCCTCCACCGGCGCAAAGCAGATGAGTGTCTCTTggctcgtcctcggcctcgtgctgctctcgaCTCTTTCGCTGAAGGGTGTCACTGCTCACGAACATGGCGCCATCTCCAACGAGCCGGCAGAGATCGCCGGTTTCAAGCCGACCGACATCGAGCACGAGAGCTACATCCAGAGACACATGCGCACCGAGCACCACATCAATGCTTTCAACCTCGGCAGCGCATTTGCGCTCCACGACCTCGACCGCAACGGTGTGTTGGATCGctccgagatcgaggccaTCTATGGCGTCCACCATTCCGAGTCCAAGAAACACTCTGCCAACCATGAGGTGCACGACCAGAAGGCAGACAAGATTGTTCGTGCCGTGCTTCTTGCCATGGACACCAACGGTGACGACCTCATCACCAGGAAAGAATTTATCGATGCCGGTCCCAATGGATTGCCACTCTTTCCGGAATTCAAGATCGGCAGTCTTGGTCACCACTACGATGAGGAGTCCGAGTTCTTTGTCCATCACGAGGAGCTCTACCACAACACACCCGAAACCCAAACCGTCGAGGCGTACAACCACAAGGAGGATATCGAGCATTTCTCTCACCACGAGGAGATTGAaaaggaggaagagcagcgcGAACGCAAGGCTGAAGGCCTGCCTTCaatcgagcaagaggagcGACTCAAGAAGGAGGCTGCTGCACGGGGTGAAAAGTACGTGTCGTCTTACGAACAGCAGCTGACGGAcgaggagaagaaaaaggcacagcagcagcacgatgAGGCACAGCTCGGCAATGCCGTACACGAAGCAGAGGCGTCACAACACATCTTCCGAACGCCCTCCGGCAAGCACATTGTCAAGGAGAAGCAGATGGTGTTCCAAGATGTCGAGGTTGACAACGCCGGTCGTCCTGCTCATCCGCATGCGACCGAAAACAAGTCGACCAaggccgctgctgccgacaaGCCGCACGAGGAGCGTCTGCCTCACGGCGTTGCTGACCGAGTACCCGGTGAGACTGAAGAAGGACGACGTCAGCGTCTCGCggctgccaagctggaagctgctcgacgacccTCTTACGGCCAGGGCGAAAAGGGCTTCGCGTACCCCAAGGACGATAGCGACCGTATGCGAAAGGGTGCGCCATACAAG TACCGCGTCAAGAAACAGTCCTACTTT GGTGAATTTTAA